Proteins encoded within one genomic window of Spirulina major PCC 6313:
- a CDS encoding ISKra4 family transposase: MKSRRARTLGLKPRTQVSPVMEKCCLAASAKSSYQEAEQDIELMMGMKVGHSVLQRMVLRSEIPEAQSQQPVKALSVDGGNMRLRTAETGPCVWRNYKAVSLHDTVCAAYFQDNQALVDWVQWQPLRSVVLCIGDGHDGIWNVIKLLAPEYQRREILDWYHLMENLYKIDPKQCCLERLKALLWSGFVDEVLAILKPLPHHPAQCFRAYLRKHRRRLVNYCLYQSLGLDIGSGSVESTVKRIAARVKLTGAQWLSSSAPHILRLRCAYLNGAFVLSNNT, encoded by the coding sequence GTGAAAAGCCGGAGGGCGAGGACGCTGGGATTGAAGCCAAGAACCCAAGTGAGTCCAGTCATGGAGAAATGCTGCCTAGCCGCCAGTGCCAAATCATCCTACCAGGAAGCAGAACAGGATATTGAGTTAATGATGGGGATGAAAGTAGGGCACAGTGTACTCCAGAGGATGGTGTTGCGCAGCGAGATTCCCGAAGCTCAAAGCCAACAGCCCGTTAAAGCCTTAAGCGTTGATGGGGGCAATATGCGTTTGAGAACGGCAGAAACTGGCCCTTGTGTTTGGCGCAATTACAAAGCGGTGAGTCTTCACGATACGGTCTGTGCAGCTTACTTCCAGGACAATCAGGCTCTAGTTGACTGGGTGCAATGGCAACCTCTCCGTTCCGTTGTCCTCTGCATCGGTGATGGTCATGATGGCATTTGGAACGTGATCAAACTCCTGGCTCCTGAGTATCAACGGCGTGAAATCCTCGACTGGTATCATCTGATGGAAAATCTCTACAAGATAGACCCCAAGCAATGCTGCTTAGAGCGACTGAAAGCTTTGCTCTGGTCTGGTTTTGTCGATGAGGTCTTAGCAATACTCAAACCCCTCCCACATCACCCTGCTCAGTGTTTTCGGGCTTATCTGCGCAAGCATCGTCGCCGTCTTGTCAATTATTGCTTATACCAGTCTTTGGGACTTGACATTGGTTCTGGGTCTGTTGAGTCTACCGTGAAGCGCATTGCTGCCCGTGTCAAACTGACTGGTGCTCAGTGGCTTTCTTCTTCTGCTCCTCACATTCTTCGCCTTCGTTGTGCCTATCTTAATGGTGCTTTTGTCCTAAGCAATAATACTTAG
- a CDS encoding ABC transporter ATP-binding protein → MKTPFHYRQLAPYIQAQRLTIASALLATLVFTACWPALIKIAEALAESVGTGNVQGSARIAGIAAAIFFVRAIAQYGQDTLMAKAALQLTLNLRKAVYAHVQRLSLSYFEQTKTGDLSYRLTEDVDRIGEIVNKIFQQFVPCILQLIVVLGMMVYLNWQLTASALVIGPLMALLVGFFGEQLLQYSRRSQNRISDLSSLLIEYFSGIRLVQAFAAEDYTLNQFTHYAEDNRRTRYMTEKIKAFQIVFVGFLYAMSVVFIFFLGTWQIAQGNLTGSEFVGYLAAVGMLIDPISITTSNYNEFKQAQASVDRVFELLNLTPGVEEKQDAIALPRVSGKVEYDDISFAYVPGEPVLNNLSFLVHPGEMIALVGHSGAGKTTLVNLLPRFYQAATGRILIDGINVADVTLKSLRQQIGIVPQETILFSGTIAENIAFGQQDFHLDQVEAAAKIANAHQFITEFSQGYTTYVGERGVNLSGGQRQRIAIARAMYLNPHILILDEATSALDSESEALVQEALERIMRDRTVFVIAHRLATVRRADRLFVMEQGQIVEAGTHAELLDQNGRYARFYAQQFTPDQ, encoded by the coding sequence TTGAAAACCCCGTTTCACTATCGCCAACTCGCCCCCTATATTCAGGCTCAACGCCTGACGATCGCCTCTGCTCTCCTGGCGACGCTCGTGTTTACCGCCTGTTGGCCCGCCTTGATTAAAATCGCGGAAGCCTTAGCCGAATCGGTGGGGACGGGAAACGTGCAGGGCAGTGCAAGGATTGCGGGCATTGCGGCGGCGATTTTCTTCGTGCGGGCGATCGCGCAATACGGCCAAGACACCCTCATGGCCAAAGCCGCCCTCCAACTCACCCTCAACCTCCGAAAAGCCGTCTATGCCCATGTACAACGGTTGAGCTTAAGTTATTTTGAACAGACAAAAACGGGGGATTTATCCTATCGGCTCACGGAAGATGTGGATCGAATCGGCGAAATTGTGAATAAGATTTTTCAGCAGTTTGTGCCCTGTATTTTGCAACTGATAGTTGTTTTGGGAATGATGGTGTATCTCAACTGGCAACTCACCGCGAGCGCGTTAGTGATTGGACCCTTGATGGCGCTGTTGGTGGGCTTTTTTGGGGAACAACTCTTGCAATATTCTCGCCGTAGCCAAAACCGGATTTCTGACCTTTCCTCCCTGTTGATTGAATATTTCAGCGGGATTCGCCTCGTTCAAGCCTTTGCCGCTGAAGACTACACCTTAAACCAATTTACCCACTACGCCGAAGACAACCGCCGCACTCGCTACATGACCGAAAAAATCAAAGCCTTTCAGATTGTTTTTGTGGGCTTTCTCTATGCCATGAGTGTGGTGTTTATTTTCTTTTTAGGAACGTGGCAAATTGCCCAGGGGAATTTAACGGGCAGTGAGTTTGTGGGCTATCTGGCCGCCGTGGGGATGCTGATTGATCCGATTAGTATCACCACCTCGAATTACAACGAATTCAAACAAGCTCAAGCGTCAGTGGATCGAGTCTTTGAACTGCTGAATTTAACGCCAGGGGTGGAGGAAAAACAGGATGCGATCGCTCTCCCCAGAGTGTCTGGTAAAGTCGAATACGACGATATTTCCTTCGCCTATGTCCCCGGTGAACCGGTGTTAAATAACCTCAGTTTTCTGGTGCATCCCGGTGAAATGATCGCCCTTGTGGGTCATTCGGGAGCCGGTAAAACCACTTTAGTTAATCTATTACCCCGCTTCTACCAAGCCGCCACCGGACGGATTCTGATTGACGGTATTAACGTCGCAGATGTGACCCTCAAAAGTCTGCGGCAGCAGATCGGGATTGTACCCCAGGAAACGATTTTATTTTCTGGAACCATTGCCGAAAATATCGCCTTTGGGCAACAGGATTTTCACCTTGACCAAGTGGAAGCCGCCGCCAAAATTGCCAACGCCCATCAATTCATCACGGAATTCAGCCAAGGCTACACCACCTATGTGGGCGAGCGGGGCGTGAATCTCTCCGGGGGTCAGCGGCAACGGATTGCGATCGCCCGCGCCATGTACCTCAACCCCCACATCCTCATTTTGGACGAAGCTACCTCCGCCCTCGATTCCGAATCCGAAGCCCTTGTGCAGGAGGCATTAGAACGGATTATGCGCGATCGCACCGTCTTCGTCATCGCCCACCGCCTCGCCACCGTCCGCCGCGCCGATCGCCTCTTCGTCATGGAACAGGGGCAAATCGTCGAAGCCGGAACCCACGCCGAACTCCTCGACCAGAACGGTCGCTATGCCCGCTTCTATGCCCAACAATTCACCCCGGATCAATAA
- a CDS encoding B12-binding domain-containing radical SAM protein — MKALFIYPIFPKSFWSFERTIALIGRKTFLPPLGLITVAALLPQEWDMKLVDRNVREVTDEEWDWADIVILSGMIVQKKDLLDQIREAKRRGKLVAAGGPYPTSIPQDCEAAGIDFLILDEGEITLPMFVEAIQNGAQSGTFRSGGEKPDVTSTPIPRYDLLDLDAYAVMSVQFSRGCPFQCEFCDIIVLYGRKPRTKTPEQLLAELQYLYELGWRETVFVVDDNFIGNKRNVKLLLQALQPWIEERGYPFTFNTEASVDLAQDQELMDMMVACNFGSVFLGIETPDEGSLEVTKKFQNTRSPLGESVDKITHSGLRIMAGFIIGFDGEAPGAGDRIVQFVQSHGIPVAIYSMLQALPDTALSIRLAKEGRLIDTSGDINQTTLINFVPTRPVEEITREYIDTFWQLYDPVLFLERTHRCYRMLAQANFPTKKRAPKPVRWKIAAKGLFTILWKQGVVRPTRWKFWPYLLDIAIHNPGGVMSYLNVCAYIEHFADYRHIVKAEIETQLQKFLAQKAALEASQQAELSEVA, encoded by the coding sequence ATGAAAGCCCTGTTTATTTATCCCATTTTTCCGAAAAGCTTTTGGTCTTTTGAACGAACGATCGCGCTCATTGGCCGTAAAACCTTTTTACCGCCCCTAGGATTAATTACCGTCGCGGCACTCCTTCCCCAAGAGTGGGACATGAAACTCGTCGATCGCAATGTCCGCGAGGTCACCGACGAAGAATGGGACTGGGCTGATATCGTTATTTTGTCAGGCATGATTGTGCAGAAAAAAGACCTGCTCGATCAAATTCGAGAAGCCAAACGGCGGGGCAAATTAGTCGCGGCGGGTGGGCCCTATCCCACGTCCATCCCCCAAGATTGCGAAGCCGCTGGCATTGATTTTCTGATTCTGGATGAAGGGGAAATTACCCTACCGATGTTTGTCGAAGCGATCCAAAACGGTGCTCAATCGGGAACCTTTCGCTCCGGTGGGGAAAAGCCCGACGTGACTTCCACCCCGATTCCTCGCTATGACCTGCTGGACTTGGATGCCTACGCGGTGATGTCGGTGCAGTTTTCGCGGGGTTGCCCGTTCCAATGTGAATTTTGCGACATTATTGTGCTCTACGGTCGCAAACCCCGCACCAAAACCCCGGAGCAACTCTTAGCAGAATTGCAATATCTCTATGAATTGGGCTGGCGCGAAACGGTGTTTGTGGTAGATGACAATTTCATCGGCAACAAGCGCAATGTGAAATTGTTGCTTCAAGCCTTGCAGCCCTGGATTGAAGAACGGGGCTATCCGTTCACCTTCAACACGGAGGCTTCGGTGGATCTTGCCCAAGATCAAGAGCTAATGGACATGATGGTGGCTTGTAACTTTGGCTCTGTGTTTTTGGGGATTGAAACCCCCGATGAAGGTAGCCTTGAAGTGACGAAGAAGTTTCAAAATACCCGCAGCCCGTTAGGGGAATCGGTGGATAAGATTACCCATTCCGGCTTGCGAATTATGGCCGGGTTTATTATTGGCTTTGATGGGGAAGCACCGGGGGCGGGCGATCGCATCGTCCAATTTGTGCAAAGTCACGGCATTCCCGTCGCCATCTACAGTATGCTCCAAGCCCTGCCGGATACCGCCCTCTCGATCCGCCTCGCCAAAGAAGGCCGTCTCATTGACACCAGCGGCGACATCAACCAAACCACCCTGATCAACTTTGTGCCCACCCGCCCGGTCGAAGAGATCACCCGCGAATATATCGATACCTTTTGGCAACTGTATGATCCTGTCCTCTTCCTAGAGCGTACCCATCGCTGCTACCGGATGCTGGCTCAAGCCAATTTCCCCACGAAAAAACGCGCCCCCAAACCCGTGCGCTGGAAAATTGCCGCCAAAGGACTATTCACGATCCTGTGGAAACAAGGGGTGGTGCGGCCGACGCGCTGGAAGTTCTGGCCCTATTTGCTCGATATTGCGATTCATAATCCTGGCGGAGTGATGAGCTATCTCAATGTCTGCGCCTATATTGAGCACTTCGCGGACTATCGCCATATCGTCAAGGCCGAGATTGAAACTCAACTCCAGAAATTTCTCGCCCAAAAAGCTGCCCTTGAAGCCTCGCAACAAGCGGAACTGTCCGAGGTGGCGTAA
- a CDS encoding element excision factor XisI family protein, whose product MDKLIKYRQVLTQIIQEHAQYQPSHDELQTVAICDPHTWLTDKT is encoded by the coding sequence ATGGATAAACTCATAAAATATCGTCAAGTTCTTACGCAAATCATTCAAGAACACGCTCAATATCAGCCCAGCCATGACGAACTGCAAACCGTTGCGATTTGTGACCCTCACACCTGGTTGACTGACAAAACTTAG
- a CDS encoding transposase, giving the protein MPPSAFSDYRELLYQGANRLPQGVKVVLLADRGFVHLKAMQMLSQELGWHYRIRLKRNTWLWRAGKGWQQLKDFHLQRGEALCLHTVKLHKQEWYGPVHVALGYNNINGEFWAIVSDEPTNLQTFREYGLRFDIEEAFLDDQSSGWNLQKIRTALRLRSVSPLVPPRGRDALCHGSRGRGGGVRRPSPGRPPLVSWQQLFPHRLGLDQNRFGARLAAH; this is encoded by the coding sequence GTGCCTCCATCCGCTTTCAGCGACTATCGAGAGCTGCTCTACCAAGGCGCGAACCGATTGCCCCAAGGGGTGAAGGTGGTGTTGCTGGCCGACCGAGGCTTTGTCCACCTCAAGGCGATGCAGATGCTCAGTCAAGAGTTGGGCTGGCACTATCGCATTCGTCTCAAGCGCAACACCTGGCTCTGGCGGGCTGGTAAAGGCTGGCAGCAATTGAAAGACTTCCATCTCCAACGGGGGGAAGCCCTTTGTCTACACACCGTCAAACTCCACAAGCAGGAGTGGTACGGACCGGTTCATGTTGCCCTTGGCTACAACAACATCAATGGTGAGTTTTGGGCAATCGTCAGTGATGAACCCACTAACCTACAGACGTTCCGCGAATATGGCTTGCGCTTTGATATCGAGGAAGCGTTTCTCGATGACCAATCTAGCGGTTGGAATCTCCAGAAAATCAGAACTGCGCTCCGTCTGCGCTCTGTCTCGCCTCTGGTTCCTCCTCGCGGTCGCGACGCTCTATGTCACGGCTCAAGGGGTCGTGGTGGTGGAGTCCGGAGACCGTCGCCGGGTAGACCCCCACTGGTTTCGTGGCAACAGCTATTTCCGCATCGGTTGGGACTGGATCAAAACCGCTTTGGAGCAAGGTTGGCAGCTCATTAG
- a CDS encoding element excision factor XisI family protein, with the protein MTSTPEKPSQSRLRLLPLNFCQSTSPHTDNYLLIDLGWGQSGRVHAVVIHARIIEEKIWIEIDGTEDGVTSKLLEVGIPKERIVLGFMRPKRRALTEFAIA; encoded by the coding sequence ATGACCTCGACCCCTGAAAAACCCTCTCAGTCAAGACTTCGACTTCTACCTCTCAACTTTTGTCAGTCAACCAGCCCTCACACTGATAACTATCTTCTGATTGATTTGGGTTGGGGTCAATCGGGGCGAGTTCATGCCGTTGTGATTCATGCTCGGATTATTGAGGAAAAAATCTGGATTGAGATTGATGGTACTGAAGACGGTGTCACTTCAAAGTTACTGGAAGTGGGAATTCCCAAAGAACGGATTGTTCTTGGTTTTATGCGCCCTAAACGACGCGCTTTAACTGAATTCGCGATCGCATAA
- a CDS encoding efflux RND transporter periplasmic adaptor subunit, whose amino-acid sequence MSNANSSQISPIPPQRPNSKVRVMALVGATVLLTGVGVGWRWWSGQQQQQTAIGQPQSQALPVKLITLGPTMVANSTDFVGSLAAEQVVEVRPEATGRVQRIFVAAGDRVAAGARLVELKPDQAEANLASLLATVNSERAVENNVQSEIAALNADRIALKADVDLKMEDYKRIEFLVKEGVLSEQRLDQAKRDRDVAIATLAAIDERITAARATLTQAQANRQSAQANANRAQAQLEETVVTAPFAGVVGDLAVELGDVVTDSNTLTTLTQNNVLNLSISIPTERAPELQLGQLVELVTEQGNILNTGEISFIDPNVNPAQQTLLAKARFINPGELLRNGQFVRARLVWRTEPGLLVPTVAITRLAGKPFVFVAEVPTEEDEVPPDTEFIARQRPVELGQIQGDAYNILSGVQPGDRIVVSGILNLTDGAPIMPLPDDAPDAPDASFTAP is encoded by the coding sequence ATGTCTAACGCCAATTCCAGCCAAATCAGTCCAATCCCGCCGCAACGGCCCAACTCGAAAGTACGGGTGATGGCATTGGTGGGCGCGACGGTCCTCCTGACGGGGGTGGGGGTGGGATGGCGCTGGTGGAGTGGACAGCAACAACAGCAGACGGCCATCGGACAGCCCCAAAGCCAAGCTCTGCCGGTGAAGTTGATCACCCTGGGGCCGACAATGGTGGCCAATTCGACGGATTTTGTCGGGTCGCTGGCAGCGGAACAGGTGGTGGAGGTGCGACCGGAGGCGACGGGACGGGTGCAGCGAATTTTTGTGGCGGCGGGCGATCGCGTCGCGGCCGGAGCGCGGTTGGTGGAACTCAAACCCGATCAGGCTGAGGCGAATCTGGCCAGTTTGCTCGCCACCGTTAACTCAGAACGGGCGGTGGAAAATAATGTGCAGTCTGAGATCGCGGCCCTCAATGCCGATCGCATCGCCCTCAAAGCCGATGTGGATTTGAAAATGGAAGATTACAAACGGATCGAGTTTTTGGTAAAAGAAGGGGTGCTGAGTGAGCAGCGATTAGACCAGGCGAAGCGCGATCGCGATGTGGCGATCGCCACCCTAGCCGCGATCGATGAACGGATCACCGCTGCCCGCGCCACCCTCACCCAAGCCCAAGCCAACCGCCAATCCGCCCAGGCCAACGCCAACCGCGCCCAAGCCCAACTGGAAGAAACCGTTGTCACTGCGCCCTTTGCGGGGGTAGTGGGGGATCTTGCCGTGGAACTGGGGGATGTGGTCACCGACAGCAACACCCTCACCACCCTGACCCAAAATAACGTCCTCAATCTCAGCATTTCGATCCCCACCGAACGCGCCCCTGAATTGCAACTGGGGCAACTGGTGGAACTGGTGACCGAACAGGGCAACATCCTCAACACCGGCGAAATTAGCTTCATCGATCCCAACGTTAACCCCGCCCAACAAACCCTCCTCGCCAAAGCCCGCTTCATCAATCCCGGCGAATTATTGCGGAATGGGCAGTTTGTGCGGGCGCGGCTGGTGTGGCGCACGGAGCCGGGTTTGCTCGTGCCGACCGTGGCGATTACGCGGTTAGCCGGGAAGCCCTTCGTGTTTGTTGCTGAAGTGCCGACCGAGGAGGATGAAGTGCCTCCCGATACGGAGTTCATTGCTCGCCAGCGTCCTGTTGAACTGGGGCAGATTCAAGGAGATGCCTACAATATTCTGTCGGGGGTGCAACCGGGCGATCGCATCGTCGTTTCCGGGATTCTCAACCTCACTGACGGCGCACCGATCATGCCCCTCCCCGATGATGCGCCCGATGCGCCCGATGCGTCCTTTACCGCTCCATAG
- a CDS encoding photosystem II protein, Psb35-related — MSYLAILFSLLIVGWATAALIGTQVYFRGEQSKPIHERNWNSDGFEQVARSVTGRETDFSDRRPAYAMDAYASAAIKS; from the coding sequence ATGAGCTATCTCGCAATCCTGTTCTCTCTCCTCATCGTTGGCTGGGCCACTGCCGCACTCATTGGGACTCAAGTCTATTTCCGGGGCGAACAATCCAAGCCTATCCATGAGCGCAACTGGAATTCTGACGGGTTTGAACAAGTGGCCCGCTCCGTGACCGGTCGTGAAACGGACTTTAGCGATCGCCGCCCGGCTTACGCAATGGATGCCTACGCTAGCGCCGCAATCAAGTCCTAG
- the smpB gene encoding SsrA-binding protein SmpB, whose protein sequence is MAKSQSEGIKIITDNRKARFLYEILETYEAGIALVGTEVKSIRAGRVNIRDGYGLMRNGEAWLLNVHISPYDASAAYFNHDPRRSRKLLLKKQEINKLVGKLEQQGLTLVPLKLYFKRGKVKVALGLGRGKKLHDKRETVKKRQDDRDIRRTLKQF, encoded by the coding sequence ATGGCAAAATCCCAATCCGAAGGCATCAAAATCATTACCGACAACCGCAAAGCCCGGTTTCTCTACGAAATCCTCGAAACCTACGAAGCCGGCATCGCCCTCGTCGGCACGGAAGTGAAATCCATCCGCGCCGGTCGCGTCAACATCCGCGACGGCTACGGCCTAATGCGCAACGGTGAAGCTTGGCTCCTCAACGTCCACATCTCCCCCTACGATGCCAGCGCCGCCTACTTCAACCACGACCCCCGCCGCTCCCGGAAACTCCTCCTCAAAAAACAAGAAATCAACAAACTGGTCGGCAAACTCGAACAGCAAGGCCTCACCCTCGTTCCCCTCAAACTTTATTTCAAACGTGGCAAAGTCAAAGTCGCCCTCGGCCTCGGTCGCGGCAAAAAACTCCACGACAAACGCGAAACCGTCAAAAAACGCCAAGACGATCGCGACATCCGCCGCACCCTCAAACAATTTTGA
- a CDS encoding YqaE/Pmp3 family membrane protein produces MDIVRIICAIFLPPLGVFLQVGIRPAFWLNILLTLLGYIPGIIHAVWIIAKED; encoded by the coding sequence ATGGATATTGTTCGGATTATTTGCGCTATCTTTCTACCCCCACTCGGTGTATTTCTCCAAGTCGGGATTCGTCCCGCCTTCTGGCTTAATATTCTCTTGACCCTTTTAGGGTATATTCCCGGTATTATCCATGCCGTGTGGATTATTGCCAAAGAAGATTAA
- a CDS encoding efflux RND transporter permease subunit, which translates to MFVNTFIKRPVVAIVFAIVISLIGGVILPTLPIAQYPEIAPPQVQVTANYTGASAEIVENTVTNVLEQEINGVEGVRYISSSSSNNGTSQINITFDAGRDLDLAAVDVQNRIATVQARLPEAVQRTGVSVSKQSSGFLMALSLYSEGGTYDTSFLSNYADLYVAEALKRIQGVAGIQIFGERRYAMRLWVDPQRLASRGLTMLDVTNAVSEQNFQIGAGRLGQSPNDGEQQYQLDLESFSRFTSADEFEQMVLATDPDSGSLVQFRDVGRVELGAEDYNTILRFRGNTAVGLGVSQLSGSNALEVAAAVKAEMARLADQFPPDMTYAIGFDTTEFVEASMTEVVWTLIQAIALVVLIIFVFLQDWRTTLIPAITIPASLIGTFIFVKAFGFSINALTLFGLTLATGMVVDDAIIVVENIDRLIQTQGMRPREAAIASMQELTGAVIATSLVLMAVFVPVAFFPGSTGALYRQFALTIAFSIAVSTFLALTFTPAISGVLLRQGRHAPAPLQWLFDRFNGFLDFCQRSYADTLRTIMRFRWVLVGVFAIALVGTAFMFTKVPSGFLPEEDQGYFITLIQAPEGVSLNYTSDVVARVEAELLKVPEVRATFAVTGFSFTGSSANNGIIFSPLKPWSERRRPDQSVQAIIGKLFPTLMGITEARVFPVNPPPIRGLGTFGGFSFQLQDRRGVNDLDTLVQTSGKIIGAANQNPGLQRVFTSFAASTPKLDLEINRGGAKALQVPIDDLLRTLQTAIASRYVNDFTLGQRNYRVYVQADQQFRDNPADLDTLYVRSQNGRLYTVGALVKATPSTGAQTINHFNLNRSIEITGGAAPGMSSGDAIAAMEAIAAEALPPGLGYEWSGTSAEEVESGGQAPWIFGLGLVFVFLVLAAQYENFFDPFIIMLAVPLAILGALLAQSSRGLINDVYCQVGLVMLIGLASKNSILIVEFANQLRAEGLPLVKAAIEASRERLRPILMTAISTLCGIFPLVIATGAGAGSRQSLGTAVFGGMFVATFLTLFMVPTLYVVVMSLQAKLFPALAEPPRSKFEHH; encoded by the coding sequence ATGTTTGTCAACACCTTTATTAAGCGTCCGGTGGTGGCGATCGTTTTTGCGATCGTGATTAGTCTGATTGGCGGGGTGATTCTCCCCACCTTACCCATCGCCCAATACCCCGAAATCGCGCCGCCCCAAGTCCAAGTCACCGCCAACTACACCGGGGCCAGCGCCGAAATCGTTGAAAACACCGTCACCAACGTGCTCGAACAGGAAATCAACGGTGTCGAAGGCGTGCGCTACATCTCCAGCAGCAGCAGCAACAACGGCACCAGCCAAATTAACATCACCTTTGATGCTGGGCGCGATCTCGATCTCGCCGCTGTGGATGTCCAAAACCGGATCGCCACAGTCCAAGCCCGCCTCCCCGAAGCCGTTCAGCGTACCGGGGTCAGTGTCAGCAAGCAATCCAGCGGCTTTTTGATGGCCTTGAGCCTCTATTCTGAGGGGGGAACCTACGACACCTCTTTTTTAAGTAACTATGCCGATCTCTACGTGGCGGAAGCCTTAAAGCGGATTCAAGGGGTGGCGGGGATTCAAATTTTCGGAGAACGGCGCTACGCGATGCGCCTCTGGGTAGACCCCCAGCGCCTGGCCAGTCGGGGCTTGACGATGCTCGATGTCACCAACGCGGTCAGTGAGCAAAATTTCCAAATTGGGGCGGGGCGTTTAGGTCAGTCGCCCAACGATGGCGAGCAGCAATATCAACTGGATCTTGAATCCTTCAGCCGCTTCACCAGTGCCGACGAATTCGAGCAGATGGTGCTGGCGACCGATCCCGATAGTGGTTCCTTGGTGCAGTTCCGGGATGTGGGGCGCGTTGAATTGGGCGCGGAAGACTACAACACGATTTTGCGGTTTCGGGGCAATACGGCGGTGGGCTTGGGGGTGTCGCAACTGTCGGGGAGTAATGCCCTAGAGGTGGCGGCAGCGGTGAAGGCGGAGATGGCGCGGCTGGCTGACCAGTTTCCGCCGGACATGACCTATGCGATCGGGTTTGATACGACGGAGTTTGTGGAAGCCTCGATGACGGAGGTGGTGTGGACGTTGATTCAAGCGATCGCCCTCGTGGTGTTGATTATTTTTGTGTTTTTGCAGGATTGGCGGACGACGTTGATCCCGGCGATTACGATTCCAGCGTCGTTGATTGGCACATTTATTTTCGTCAAGGCGTTTGGGTTTTCGATCAATGCGTTGACCCTGTTTGGCTTGACCTTGGCGACGGGGATGGTGGTGGATGATGCGATTATTGTGGTGGAAAATATCGATCGCCTCATTCAAACCCAAGGGATGCGACCGAGGGAAGCTGCGATCGCATCCATGCAGGAACTGACTGGAGCCGTGATCGCCACCTCGTTGGTGCTGATGGCGGTGTTTGTGCCCGTGGCCTTTTTCCCCGGTTCCACGGGGGCGTTGTATCGTCAATTTGCCCTGACGATCGCCTTTTCCATCGCCGTTTCCACCTTTCTCGCCCTCACCTTTACCCCCGCCATTTCCGGGGTCTTACTGCGTCAAGGTCGCCACGCCCCCGCGCCGCTGCAATGGCTCTTCGATCGCTTCAATGGTTTCCTCGACTTCTGCCAACGCAGCTATGCCGACACCCTCCGGACGATCATGCGGTTTCGCTGGGTGTTGGTAGGGGTGTTTGCGATCGCCCTCGTCGGCACGGCGTTCATGTTCACCAAAGTTCCCTCCGGTTTCCTCCCCGAAGAAGACCAAGGCTATTTCATCACCCTGATTCAAGCCCCTGAAGGCGTTTCCCTCAACTACACCAGCGATGTGGTGGCGCGAGTGGAAGCAGAATTGTTGAAAGTCCCCGAAGTCCGCGCCACCTTTGCCGTCACCGGCTTCAGTTTCACGGGCAGCAGTGCTAACAATGGCATCATCTTCTCTCCCCTCAAACCCTGGTCAGAACGGCGGCGGCCGGATCAATCGGTGCAAGCCATCATTGGCAAACTCTTCCCCACCTTGATGGGCATCACCGAAGCGCGAGTTTTCCCTGTCAATCCACCCCCGATTCGTGGTCTGGGAACCTTTGGCGGCTTTTCGTTCCAACTCCAAGACCGGCGGGGGGTGAATGACCTGGATACCTTGGTGCAAACTTCCGGCAAAATCATCGGGGCAGCGAATCAAAATCCCGGTCTGCAACGGGTGTTTACCTCCTTTGCCGCCAGTACACCCAAGCTGGATTTAGAGATTAATCGGGGCGGGGCGAAGGCGTTGCAAGTGCCCATTGATGACCTGTTGCGGACGCTGCAAACGGCGATCGCCTCTCGCTATGTCAATGATTTCACCCTCGGCCAACGCAACTACCGCGTCTATGTCCAGGCGGATCAACAGTTCCGCGACAATCCCGCCGATCTCGATACGCTCTATGTGCGATCGCAAAATGGCCGCCTCTACACCGTCGGCGCTCTCGTCAAAGCCACCCCCAGCACCGGAGCCCAAACCATCAACCATTTCAACCTCAACCGCTCCATCGAAATCACCGGCGGTGCGGCTCCCGGCATGAGTTCCGGGGATGCGATCGCCGCCATGGAAGCGATCGCCGCCGAAGCCCTCCCCCCCGGCCTCGGCTACGAATGGTCAGGAACCTCCGCCGAAGAAGTGGAATCCGGCGGCCAAGCCCCCTGGATTTTTGGCCTCGGTCTCGTCTTCGTCTTCCTCGTCCTCGCCGCCCAATACGAAAACTTTTTCGACCCCTTCATCATCATGCTGGCGGTTCCCCTCGCCATCCTCGGCGCGTTGTTGGCCCAATCCTCGCGGGGTTTAATCAACGATGTCTACTGCCAAGTGGGGCTGGTCATGTTAATCGGGTTAGCGAGTAAAAACTCGATCCTAATCGTCGAATTCGCCAACCAACTCCGCGCCGAAGGGTTGCCCCTCGTCAAGGCAGCGATCGAAGCCTCCCGCGAACGTCTCCGCCCGATCCTGATGACCGCGATCTCCACCCTCTGCGGTATCTTCCCCCTCGTGATCGCCACCGGAGCCGGGGCAGGCAGTCGGCAATCTCTCGGTACAGCCGTGTTCGGCGGCATGTTCGTCGCCACCTTCCTCACTCTTTTCATGGTTCCCACCCTCTATGTGGTTGTCATGTCCCTCCAAGCCAAACTCTTCCCCGCCCTAGCCGAACCCCCGCGATCGAAGTTTGAACATCATTAA